The nucleotide window TAAGAATATATGAGCCAAATTATTTGGGTGGATGGAAAAGAGACATGCATGCATGggtgtttttttttcttctttttgatAGAAAGTTGATGGAATGGGAGCAGGTACTCACTCTAGCAAATCCTTCCAGCTACCGTCCGTGTTGAGGTCATCCATCAGGTTCAGGCTCTCCAGCCCGTCGAACGGGCTCGACGCCGGCGTCTGCTCGCACGACACACCGCCGCCGCCATTGTTGTTGCACTCCTGGTCGTTGGCCACCATTGGGCGCGGTGGCGCCACCGCGTCCACGGTCACGTTGCTCCCGCTCGCCCCGCCGTGGCACCCGAGCTCCGTCGAGCTCAGCCCGTCGCCGGCGCCGAAGCCATCGAACATGCCGCTGATGTTGTGCATGCCACTCGCCGGCGCGGAGTTGGTCAGCGCCGGTAGGTTATTCATGCCGTCCCACTGGCACTGTTGTAGCAGCATGCTCTGGTCAACGCCGTGCTGCCCACCGTTATTCATGCCGCTCTGCCCACcgctgctggcggcgaggagtGCCATGAGGTTGTCCATGCCAGGTGCGGGCGCGGGCACCGCGGCGGTGGTGAGCGCGCGCACGAGCCCCTGAAGCAGCTGGAACTTGGCGGCGTCGGCCTGCAGCCTGAGCGCGTTCATGTCCCAGGCGCCCGTGGCCGAGCCGGCGCCGCCGAAGTtaccggcggcggcgaggaggcccgGGAGCCCGGCGAGCAGGCTGAGGTCGGTGCGGGGGCGGTGCGTGACGGGGTCGATGCCCATGCCGAGCAGCTTCTTGCGCAGGTGAGTGTTCCAGTAGTTCTTGATCTCGTTGTCCGTCCTCCCCGGCAGCTTCGTAGCAATCGACGACCACCTGAACCAACCAATCCCAATCCATCAGTCACCGGCGCCGGAGTTGGAGAAGAAGAGACAAACAATAGATACATGACTTACTTGTTGCCGAGGAGGGAGTGGAGGTGGATGATGAGCTTCTCCTCGTCGTCGGTGAAGCGGCCGCGCTTTATGTCGGGGCGGAGGTAGTTGGTCCAGCGGAGGCGGCAGCTCTTGCCGCATCGGTTGAGGCCGGCGAGCTTGGGCAGGCGACGCCAGCTGCCGTGGCCCTTCTCCTGGATGTAGTCCACCAGCAGCTTGTCCTCCTCGGGCGTCCACGGGCCCTTCTTCACGCCGGCCTCCCCGTCGCAGCACGGCGACCGCCCCATCGCTCCGCCACCGACTAGCTAGTAGCTGGCTTCTTTTTCTTTGTCTGCGAGGCTTATTAGCTTGGTGGAGAGAGGTGTAGCTAGCAATGGCCGGCGGAGGAGTTAGGTTTTTGAGGTTTCGTTGGGGTGGATAGGAGGGGGTTTTATAGGGAAGGGTTTAGAGGGGGAGGGGCCGGGAGGGAGGTGGACGATGATGTGTGCATGGCGGCATGGAATGCTAAAAGGTAGTGTTTGTGTGCGGGAGACGCAGCCTCCTCTCTCTACCCTCTCTGTTTCTcactctctttctctctctagcGACCTCTCTGTTTCTCTCGCTAAATCTCTCTCTAGCGAcctctctgtttctctctctaaatctctctctctctctctctctccgtctgTCTCTCTCTGACTTTTTTGGCTATGGACCGAATCAGCAGTTTGCTTAAGCAGGTACGTTGTTTAGTTAGATATATGCTGGCGTACGTGTGTGATGTCTTGTTGCCTCTTGTTGTTTTCCGTGCATGAGCAAGCGGATGGATCAACTATACGTATTGCGTATATGCATGCATAGCATAATATGTATGCACAATATGCATGAGCAAGTGAACTAGAATTAGTTGTTTATCGGCCGTATGAGAATCACATAAGTGTATACGTTATGCTTTAAATGAATATCTTGATGTCGAATATTCCATATCGATCAAATGTAAGGAACCTGCATTTTTTAACATGTTCACATGCCGAGGAGCTGAGCGGCGGGATGAATACAAGAGGAGGAAGGAGCGAGGACGAAAGTATAAGGAAAAAAGATGGAGGAACAAGGAGAGGGTGGTCGAGCAGGGTAGAGGATTATTGTGAGACGTAGAGCGTGGAGGCGAAAGGGGCATTGTCGACAACAATGGGGCAGGTGTGTGGAGGAAGAAGATCGATGATGACCGTGGCCCTAGGCCCATAGTGCAGCTAGCCGGCGcgatatgtgtgtgtgtgcgtgcgcgcgTGGCGCAAGCATCGTACGGGGCGAAGTTTAATTCTTCGTCGCATGATTTGGAGAAAAATCTGGTTGCAAGAGATCATGGTACATGTGACAACCTCCGTGGTGTTTTGATGTATCCTTTTCTTTTACGAAAGATGTTTGTGGTTCGTACATGTGTTGTTTCAGTTTCTTCACTCTAGTGTAAATTTTCTCATTAAGGAATTAAAGCCGGGTCGtttcaaaagaaaaagaaaggacATGTACTAACATGCATGCTAATTTCTTCTATTAAGAAAGCAAAACATATCGGTTTTTGCACGTACGATATTGATATGAAACGACAgatgatcaccatcatcatgaATATATCCACTGTACACCATATAGAGACATAGAAGTACCGAATATATTTGAAACGACAGGTGCACTGTTAAAAAAAAGAGGCCTTGTGCGTGGGCGGCACGTGTGCAGGAGGCAGAGGGGAGTTAGGTCCGGATGACCTGACACGTGTGGACTTTGGGCTCCAAACAAGGAGCAACCAAGAAGGAACTACCTGCCTGTTCCCCTCCCTTCATTTTTCCTCGTGTCACGTAAATCATTTTGGTGCACCTCATCAGCCGCCGCCTCATCATAGGCCTATTAGGGTGGCCTGGTGGGCCCCATCTTAGCTACCTCTACCAGCAGTGGGACCCACCTTGCAGCCACCTAGCTTGCTGGATGCATGGATGCTGTCTGATGACTGTCAATGGCCCAGCTGGCCTAAGCTTGCGGGGCAATGAGCAGCTAATTAGGTAGTTTATTGGGATTAATTAACTAGAAGAACATTCTAGTGGTATGTACATGTGTATGTGAATGGTTGACTTGGGAAATGGATTTGGTGATTTGGTTCATTAGTTTAGCTTCGTATGGATGAGGGTGTTTTGAGTGGACAGTCTAGTGAGCGGTCACATATGTGTCCACAAGGCCAACACATAGAAGAATGACTTTTTCGTTAAAATTAGCTCAGATGTGGTTGATCCATTTTTTATGATAAAACTCAATTTCTACGTATAATTGATTTGGCTATAAGGGCATCTCCAAGGGCAACCCACAAATTTCCTCCCACGTCCGTGCGCAGACAGGGGGACTAGTCCGCGGATATGGATGCGGAGGTCGACATCCAATGCTAGGCACATAGATTTCAAGCTACTTTTGAACAAATcggatgaaattcatgcaaacacggcTGTATTTCGTACAAACATGACCGATTTCATACAAACACAATGGATTTAACTACATTTCGAACATTTAGAACAAAAAAAACCCGCCCCTAAACCTATCCTACAGCGGCGGCACCCGGTGTCCAAGCCTGTGTCACCCTCCTTCCGCTGTCTCCACCAGCACCGTCGATAAGACCGATGAAGTGAAGgcgcggtctccggcgaggaagagtagaacacgggagacagACCGGCCCACGACAGCTATTCCAGGTGGCGGCAAGGGCGGCCATCGCGTGCTTCATCTCCGGCGACAGATTGTCCCACAGTGCTTTCCCATTGGCGATCATGGCGGATGCAGTGCAAGGGAGGAGGATGTGGAGGGCTTGTGTTGGGGTGTGGAGTTAGCTGGGTGTGGCCGCCTTTATATAGTGGATTTCGGTGGGCGAGGCGTCTAGGTGCGTCAATGTGCGACATCGTAGTGGGTTTCTCGGTTGGCGAGCCTGCTTAATGGCGGCAGACGGACAGACAGCGTGATTGAATGGGCGCAGTAGATATCCATCCTGTCCCGTCCAGTCCAGTCACTCGTCTCTGGCATTGAACAAGCGCGGACACTAGAGACGCATCGCGGGTGGCACCCTCGGCCGGTGCGCCTCTTCAATGGTAGAggcagtgagaggtcgcgtccgcccTGAGCCGTCTTCAATGTTGAGCGGCGGGCAGCTGGCAACGGGCGGGAGCGCGCGCGGGAGGGGAAGGGTTTTTGGTGGCCCAGGGCGGTCAGAAACGGGCTTGGGCTTGGTTCGGACTCccgcaacccccccccccctcatgtTTGTCTTCGGTTTGCAGGAGAAATCGCGTCCTGGCTGTCTTGCAGACCGATACAGTTCGGCGTTGGATGTCTTCCGCGGTCCGGACAGCACGGTCCGGACGGTTGCGAGAGGTATACGGGTCCGccttggagatgccctaagaAAGTAGGAAGCCAATTGCACACATGAAGTGTTTTTTTATATGAAAGTATAGCCTCATGTTGTCATTTGGCACGCAATGTGGAAGAGAAGTGAACATTCACCAACATATTCCGGTCCTTACTTGGAGTGTGCGAATTTTGTAATAAATTGGACAACATGTTTGTGCCTATTTTTTGTTTGTTCGGCCTATTTTCCCCGCTTTTGTTTCAACTTTTGATTATAAAAGAAGCATGTCAGAACACACTTCAACGACTTCAAACTAAGCCTAAATTTGGATGGGTAAGAGCATCTCGAGCACATCCCCATAACTTAATTACCCATATTTGAGACACTTTTGTCCATCTAGCCCATCCTTCAAAACTTAATTCCCCACCCCCATATTTTattttgttgtttctttttcaaaTGCCTGCATACAAACTTAGTCCGAACATACTTTTCATAACATATTAATACGTAACTTAATCCAAGATACAAATCAAATTCAATGTTGCACAATAAAAATGTTTGTTACTGATCTAGGGTACATATTACGAATAACATTTTAGTGCAAGGCTACCATCACTTCTGATTGTCCCTCTATCTAATTGCATAAACCTAGAATGTTATACCTGTAATGGATCCCACAAGAACATGCTGCTGATGCAGAGAGTATGCACCAAATAATAACAACAACCAGAAGTGCAAGGTGCAACGTCTTGAATTTCTTTATCTAGGCATGCATCTCGTTGATTTGGGCTTGCATCTCATTTGATTAGGAATTGCTTCTTGCGTGCGTCTATCAGCGCATCATCTGACTTGTTTCTCATTGATCGCTATAGTAGTCAAGCATCTGGTTAGATAAATATTTATGAGATTGACCCATATCCGGACTCACGAGCACATGTAGCTCGCCACTTTGCTTAATCCAATCTCCATGGATGACAAGGTGGGTGATGTCCCAGAACTGCGCCCAGAAGGCCTGGTATTTCCCATGTTTCGGATCACATCCCCCCTTGGAAGAACTCACGATCTGCACTTTGGGGGAGATCAGTAGAGTTTGAGGCAAGCAAAACTTGAGTCAGATTTGCATAACCTTGACATCAAAAATGCATTCAAGAATATATGCCTTACCATCTACAATAACACCGTCTTGCCTATCCTTTAATCATATATGACCTTTTTAAGGTCCTCAGCCAAGCTGGCATTCTCATCCTTCATTAGGTCATGAAGTTTGCTGAGGTCTTGCTAGAGGAGGACAATCACATCTCAGGCAGCCTGGCTTGCCTCTTACTCTTGCAAAAGTTGGGTGGCTGTCTTCCGGGCTTCTTCCCAGTCAGCCTAGGCTTAATGCTGGCTAGCTCCAAGTTCTGCTTCCAGCATGGCTACCTATTGCTTAGATGTTGCAGGAAGGCGTCAGTGGCAGACATGTTAGGTGAAATGACACGATGTATCAGTGTCAAGTCATTGGTGGGCGGCTGGTTGGCTTCTCCGAAGTGCTCGTCCTCCTCGACTGCAAAGATGAAGGTGAAGTCCGGAGGAGGCGAAGGAGCCTGAGTGACCAGCATGGCCATCAATGCCCCCATCACAGTACACAGGGTGGTGTCGAGACTCGAGAGACACGTTCAGAGAGCCAAGGAGCGCTGGTTAGGTCAGCGTCTGGATCGCTCGACGGTGTGCAGTACAAGACATGTTGAAGAATAAAACCTGAAGGCACCTCAAGTTAGCAGTTCATCTATGAAGATACTTACAAAGTAGCCACATGCTTAATGTAGATATCTCAAGCCGTGGGCAACAACTCGGAATCCTTCTTCAGCAGAAGAGAAGCTGGGTGGCTAGAGGAGGTCCGAGCAGCCGTGCTGGACACCGAGTCTTGGCGCACCTTTTGGCATTTTTCTTGCCCATCGTCCGAGGAAGGGTCTTGCTCAGCGGTGCGAGAGGGGGAACTCCGATCGCCTTTTACAAGCTTGACAAGATCAAAGGCGCCTGCTCCATCCTCCTCTGTCTCGCTGCTTGATTCTCCCATGGCCTCCTCGAGAAGGTCATCGACATCAATCTCCGCCAAGGCCCCCTCGGCATGACTTCTGCGCGTAAAGGTCATAGCAGGACCCTTAGGATAAAGCAAAAATTCAACCTTTTGGCTAGTGATCTTCACGTTTAGGGGCGTGGGAGACGACCTTGGCTGCCCACCAACGATACGACTACAACATCAAACGAAGGGCTAGTTCAGGTTACCAGACTTGGCAGAAGCTGAGAAACTTGAAGTAAATATACACCTCGACTACAAGCATGTCGGGTGAGAAGTAGGCGTCAGTTGCTTCATTGGGGAAGCCTATCGTCTTTCCCTTGAACATAAGGGAGAGTATCTCTCGCATGGGCTTGTTCTCAAAGAAGCTTCCATGGATTGCTAGGGTCTGGATTGCCAAGGTAGGGTCATTTCCCTGGTGTACTTTCACATTAGGTGCACTTGAGCTTGCAGTAGTTGGATTCCTCGGCTAAGGGTCACTTGCATtacatgaactagggtttgaccNNNNNNNNNNNNNNNNNNNNNNNNNNNN belongs to Triticum urartu cultivar G1812 chromosome 7, Tu2.1, whole genome shotgun sequence and includes:
- the LOC125518555 gene encoding transcription factor MYB53-like, with the translated sequence MGRSPCCDGEAGVKKGPWTPEEDKLLVDYIQEKGHGSWRRLPKLAGLNRCGKSCRLRWTNYLRPDIKRGRFTDDEEKLIIHLHSLLGNKWSSIATKLPGRTDNEIKNYWNTHLRKKLLGMGIDPVTHRPRTDLSLLAGLPGLLAAAGNFGGAGSATGAWDMNALRLQADAAKFQLLQGLVRALTTAAVPAPAPGMDNLMALLAASSGGQSGMNNGGQHGVDQSMLLQQCQWDGMNNLPALTNSAPASGMHNISGMFDGFGAGDGLSSTELGCHGGASGSNVTVDAVAPPRPMVANDQECNNNGGGGVSCEQTPASSPFDGLESLNLMDDLNTDGSWKDLLEQMSWLNSSEL